A window of the Candidatus Nitrosotalea okcheonensis genome harbors these coding sequences:
- a CDS encoding pentapeptide repeat-containing protein → MKTMKTMLLLFVSVIAITSVSTTNVFAQDFRNVPTHHSTIKSNSCFAVPTPKINLSNCKMAHTEIHFADMTGANLSKTVAKNALFYNVNLSGANLQNAVLSGGSFAYSNLSGADLRGADLRYADFYHTNLSGADLSGANTIGARFPGVDFSNARLVALDLSHTNIIGANLYNADLQNVILTNVDMRNAVFTSANLGSANLANSDITGGSFEDADLTGTNVGGLDYSGADMSCHGNPVCRIVDKDTT, encoded by the coding sequence ATGAAGACAATGAAAACTATGTTACTCTTGTTTGTAAGTGTAATTGCAATAACTTCTGTTTCTACAACAAATGTTTTTGCACAAGATTTTAGAAATGTCCCAACACACCATTCTACTATAAAATCAAACAGTTGCTTTGCGGTACCAACTCCGAAAATAAACTTGAGCAATTGCAAAATGGCTCACACCGAGATTCATTTTGCCGATATGACTGGAGCAAACCTCTCAAAGACTGTTGCCAAGAATGCATTATTTTATAATGTAAATCTTTCAGGCGCAAATCTGCAAAACGCTGTCTTGTCTGGAGGCAGTTTTGCCTATTCCAATTTGTCTGGTGCAGACCTTAGAGGTGCCGATTTGAGATATGCTGACTTTTATCATACAAATCTATCGGGGGCAGACTTGAGTGGGGCAAACACTATTGGTGCCAGATTTCCGGGTGTAGATTTTAGTAATGCCAGATTGGTAGCTCTTGATCTATCTCATACCAATATTATTGGTGCAAATTTGTATAACGCTGATTTGCAAAATGTCATACTCACAAATGTGGACATGAGAAATGCTGTGTTTACAAGCGCAAACCTTGGTAGTGCAAACTTGGCAAATTCTGACATAACCGGTGGCAGTTTTGAAGATGCTGACCTTACTGGTACAAACGTAGGAGGACTTGATTATTCTGGAGCTGATATGTCATGTCATGGAAATCCTGTCTGTCGGATAGTGGACAAGGATACCACATGA
- a CDS encoding multicopper oxidase domain-containing protein produces the protein MSYIKIALVVLAISFAAFASLVGYQSLTGDHHSHDLNYNDNVAPISFADANYHGQTRTYYIAADEVKWNFAPTGINQITGKPFDDIANVYMENGKDRIGKVSLKAIYREYTDDTFTTLKPIPDKWQHLGILGPVMHAEVGDTIKVVFKNNARFPFSIHPHGVFYQKDSEGALYNDGVQTSEKKGDAVPPGGNYTYIWQVPERAGPGPHDPSSIVWMYHSHVDEVGDTYAGLAGPIIVTRHGEANPDGTPKGVDKEFVTMFAIFNENKSPYLDYNIKTFTQNSSSVNVDDADFQESNMRHAINGYMYGNLPGLVMKANTHVRWYVVGMGTETDLHTPHWHGQTLLMDGMRTDMVELLPMSMKVLDMYPDNTGTWLYHCHVNDHIPAGMLALFTVIS, from the coding sequence ATGAGTTATATCAAAATTGCCCTAGTCGTACTTGCAATATCGTTTGCAGCATTTGCATCTCTTGTAGGTTACCAATCTTTAACAGGTGACCATCATAGTCATGACCTTAATTACAATGACAATGTTGCTCCAATTAGTTTTGCAGATGCAAACTATCATGGACAAACACGCACTTACTACATAGCAGCAGACGAGGTCAAGTGGAATTTTGCCCCAACTGGAATAAACCAGATAACAGGAAAACCATTTGATGATATTGCAAATGTTTACATGGAAAATGGCAAGGACAGGATTGGAAAGGTATCACTCAAAGCAATATACAGAGAATATACTGATGATACATTTACAACACTAAAACCAATTCCTGACAAATGGCAACATCTTGGAATACTGGGACCTGTAATGCATGCAGAAGTAGGAGATACAATCAAAGTCGTTTTTAAAAATAATGCACGTTTTCCATTTAGCATTCATCCTCACGGTGTTTTTTATCAAAAAGATTCAGAGGGGGCATTATACAATGATGGAGTCCAAACGTCTGAGAAAAAAGGTGATGCAGTACCACCAGGTGGAAATTACACTTACATCTGGCAGGTTCCAGAACGTGCTGGGCCTGGACCACATGATCCAAGCTCAATAGTTTGGATGTATCACTCACATGTCGATGAAGTGGGAGATACCTATGCAGGACTTGCAGGACCGATTATTGTAACAAGACATGGAGAGGCAAACCCTGATGGTACTCCAAAGGGTGTAGACAAGGAATTTGTGACAATGTTTGCAATATTTAATGAAAACAAAAGTCCATATCTTGATTACAACATCAAAACATTTACACAAAATTCATCAAGTGTAAATGTTGATGATGCTGATTTTCAGGAAAGCAACATGCGACATGCAATAAACGGATACATGTATGGGAATCTGCCAGGACTGGTAATGAAAGCAAATACTCATGTTCGGTGGTATGTTGTAGGAATGGGAACAGAGACTGATTTGCATACACCTCACTGGCATGGACAGACACTCCTAATGGATGGAATGCGTACAGACATGGTAGAATTATTGCCAATGAGTATGAAGGTACTTGACATGTATCCCGATAACACAGGTACTTGGCTGTATCACTGTCATGTCAATGATCATATCCCAGCTGGAATGCTAGCCTTGTTTACGGTTATATCATAA
- a CDS encoding ZIP family metal transporter: protein MIDYTQLLLLGAIAGFTIFLGLPLVVMKNLSTRAKGFLNAFALGILVFLIIDVFSHTWESATSAATDASAGKASLGDAVIDLVALFGGIAIGLLGLVLYEHRAMTKRVPQVLSLESIKQGDDHLRQSFHEISAYRLAMMIAVGIGAHNTTEGFGIAGPLTGVLKRPTARFLILAGLVGG, encoded by the coding sequence ATGATTGACTATACTCAACTTTTGTTACTTGGCGCAATAGCTGGTTTTACTATTTTCTTGGGTCTGCCGCTTGTAGTAATGAAGAATTTATCCACCAGGGCAAAAGGATTTCTTAACGCGTTTGCATTAGGAATTTTGGTATTTCTCATCATAGATGTATTTAGTCATACATGGGAGTCTGCAACTAGTGCTGCAACTGACGCATCTGCAGGAAAGGCATCACTTGGGGATGCAGTAATAGATCTTGTTGCACTATTTGGAGGAATTGCAATTGGGTTGCTTGGGCTTGTATTGTATGAGCATAGAGCGATGACAAAAAGAGTTCCACAGGTACTGTCTCTAGAAAGCATAAAACAGGGAGATGATCATCTTCGTCAGTCATTTCATGAAATTAGTGCATACAGGCTTGCAATGATGATTGCAGTAGGAATTGGAGCTCATAATACAACAGAGGGATTTGGAATAGCAGGTCCGCTTACTGGAGTCTTGAAAAGACCTACTGCTCGCTTTTTGATACTTGCAGGTCTTGTTGGCGGATGA
- a CDS encoding translation initiation factor IF-6: MGIFKYDVYRNPNVGIYAKCNDKFVFVPNGFATTKAKNLAEFLKTDYVFTSVANTRLIGPLMVVNNNGLLLPRNCHEEEISHLKKSTGLNVDILDTKHNALGNLICANDKGAVMSPLIPTEYVKKIEDVLKVNVIRKRVAGYHQTGAMTVANSRGGVIHPSTEEEDIKMISHVLGIELEPATINGGSPYLSSGMLVNNNAIVVGGLTNGPELVMLTKAFRVED, encoded by the coding sequence GTGGGAATTTTCAAATATGATGTATATCGCAACCCTAACGTAGGTATCTATGCCAAGTGTAATGACAAATTTGTTTTTGTCCCAAATGGATTTGCCACTACAAAAGCAAAAAACCTTGCAGAATTTTTAAAAACAGATTATGTCTTCACGTCAGTTGCAAATACAAGATTAATTGGACCATTGATGGTAGTAAATAACAATGGATTATTGTTGCCACGTAATTGTCATGAAGAAGAAATATCACATTTGAAAAAATCAACTGGACTCAATGTTGACATACTTGACACAAAACACAACGCATTAGGAAATCTAATTTGTGCAAACGATAAAGGAGCAGTAATGTCACCACTCATTCCAACAGAATATGTAAAGAAAATCGAAGATGTATTAAAAGTCAATGTGATAAGAAAAAGAGTTGCAGGATATCATCAAACTGGTGCAATGACGGTGGCAAATTCCAGAGGAGGAGTCATTCACCCATCTACAGAGGAAGAAGATATCAAGATGATATCACATGTACTAGGCATAGAGTTAGAACCTGCAACTATCAATGGCGGATCTCCTTATCTATCCTCAGGCATGTTGGTAAATAATAATGCGATAGTTGTTGGAGGCCTCACAAACGGTCCTGAGCTAGTAATGCTGACGAAGGCATTTAGAGTTGAAGACTAG
- a CDS encoding Fur family transcriptional regulator encodes MQYKLDQVVLSLRKEGFRITPQRIAIVDYVMKSEEHPSAEQIHKFVQKKYPMVSLSTVYKTLDLMRSNKLVNEIEVKGESRFDANTGEHINLICLNCGKIEDLDDASIKEIQSRVATRSRYRILRGNFDFYGYCSLCKSKV; translated from the coding sequence ATGCAATACAAACTGGATCAAGTTGTATTATCATTAAGAAAAGAAGGATTCAGAATTACCCCTCAAAGAATTGCCATAGTTGACTACGTTATGAAAAGTGAAGAACATCCCAGTGCTGAACAAATACACAAATTTGTCCAAAAGAAATACCCGATGGTAAGTCTTTCTACTGTTTATAAAACTCTTGATCTAATGAGGAGCAATAAACTTGTTAATGAAATAGAAGTAAAAGGAGAATCTAGGTTTGATGCAAATACTGGAGAGCATATCAACTTGATATGTCTTAACTGTGGAAAAATCGAAGATCTAGATGATGCGTCAATAAAAGAGATTCAAAGCAGAGTAGCAACGAGATCAAGATACAGAATATTACGGGGAAATTTTGACTTTTACGGATACTGTAGTTTGTGTAAATCAAAGGTTTGA
- a CDS encoding 4Fe-4S dicluster domain-containing protein: MPIDQNFPTNHHAIEKFKDPLSENYHLVWGPGRLAEASIDPKVKADSQAIGEEIKPIGIHGTFVAVDWDSCIADGICLMSCPVKVFEWYKNPGETGRNDRKDYTDKANPVKEADCIWCMACVEVCPTKAIKVDQLNQDIHEKEIIKFT; encoded by the coding sequence GTGCCTATAGATCAAAACTTTCCTACAAATCATCATGCGATTGAAAAGTTCAAAGATCCACTAAGCGAAAATTATCATTTGGTATGGGGTCCTGGACGTCTTGCTGAAGCATCAATAGATCCAAAAGTAAAAGCTGACTCTCAAGCTATAGGTGAAGAAATCAAGCCAATAGGAATTCATGGTACATTTGTAGCTGTAGACTGGGATTCTTGTATTGCTGACGGTATATGCTTGATGAGCTGTCCTGTCAAGGTTTTTGAATGGTACAAAAATCCTGGTGAAACTGGTAGAAATGATAGAAAAGATTACACTGACAAAGCAAATCCTGTGAAAGAAGCTGATTGTATTTGGTGTATGGCCTGCGTTGAAGTTTGTCCCACAAAAGCAATCAAGGTTGATCAGTTAAATCAAGACATCCATGAAAAAGAGATTATAAAATTTACTTAG
- the infB gene encoding translation initiation factor IF-2, which translates to MQIRQPIVAVLGHVDSGKTSLLDKIRGTGVQSREAGGITQHIGASFLPTETLKKVCGPLFAKMGGGNQEIPGLLVIDTPGHEIFTNLRARGGSAADIAILVVDVNRGFQPQTNESLKILQSRKVPFVIALNKVDMISGWKKNPTTKFISQSVKEQDQFVQTALDELLYNVVGTLSVLGYNSEAFYRVKDFLKEVAIVPVSARSGEGMPELLAVLVGLTQQYMQKKLDQTEKQTRGIVLEVKEEIGLGMTANIVLIDGTLRKGDFILVSKRDSVIVTKPKAILLPKPLDEMRDPRDKFMPVNEVIAAAGIKIASPDLEGALPGSPVYATTDESKIEEFKKLIESEMKSVFIKTDTKGIILKCDTIGSLEALTDMLKKQNISISMADIGPVTRRDVMEALAIKERDRHLGVIIAFNVKILQDAQEEADASHIKIFHDQVIYSLIDNYVNWVQDDTANEENAIFQELTPICKFTFLKGYVFRKNNPAVFGVLVDAGVLKQKISVMNSNGRKIGVVHQIQDNGKSVDVAKKGKEVAVSIQNVTIGRQISEEEVFYSLPPSPEAKLLLKTFSHKLSPEEFQVLREIIDIQRKINPLYAY; encoded by the coding sequence TTGCAAATACGACAGCCCATAGTAGCAGTTCTGGGTCACGTAGACTCTGGTAAAACATCTCTGCTAGATAAGATACGAGGTACGGGTGTACAATCAAGGGAAGCTGGAGGTATTACGCAGCATATTGGTGCAAGTTTTCTTCCTACTGAAACATTAAAGAAAGTTTGTGGGCCTCTTTTTGCAAAAATGGGTGGAGGAAATCAAGAAATTCCGGGTTTGCTTGTTATTGATACTCCAGGGCATGAAATATTTACAAATCTTCGAGCAAGGGGCGGTTCTGCTGCAGACATTGCAATTCTAGTTGTAGATGTAAATCGAGGATTTCAACCCCAAACTAACGAAAGTCTAAAAATCTTACAGAGTAGGAAAGTACCGTTTGTAATAGCATTGAATAAGGTGGACATGATTTCTGGATGGAAAAAAAATCCTACAACAAAATTTATTTCACAATCTGTCAAGGAACAGGATCAATTTGTACAGACAGCACTTGATGAGTTGTTGTATAATGTGGTAGGGACATTATCTGTTTTAGGATATAATTCGGAGGCATTTTACAGAGTAAAGGATTTTCTAAAAGAAGTAGCAATAGTTCCAGTCAGTGCCAGAAGTGGAGAAGGAATGCCTGAGTTGCTGGCAGTCTTGGTAGGACTCACACAACAATACATGCAAAAAAAATTGGACCAAACGGAGAAACAGACAAGAGGCATAGTTCTTGAGGTAAAAGAAGAGATTGGTCTAGGAATGACGGCAAACATTGTCTTAATCGATGGTACTTTGAGAAAAGGTGATTTCATTCTAGTTTCCAAGAGAGATTCAGTAATAGTGACAAAACCCAAGGCAATACTTCTTCCAAAACCTCTCGATGAAATGCGTGATCCTAGGGATAAATTTATGCCAGTAAATGAGGTGATTGCAGCAGCTGGCATCAAAATTGCATCACCTGATCTAGAAGGTGCACTTCCAGGAAGCCCTGTCTATGCAACTACCGATGAATCTAAGATTGAAGAATTTAAAAAATTGATCGAATCAGAAATGAAATCAGTATTTATCAAAACTGATACAAAAGGAATAATTCTAAAATGTGATACAATTGGTTCGCTAGAAGCTTTGACTGATATGCTGAAAAAACAAAACATATCCATATCCATGGCAGATATTGGGCCTGTAACAAGGCGAGATGTTATGGAGGCACTAGCAATAAAAGAACGCGATAGACATCTGGGTGTGATAATAGCATTTAATGTAAAGATTTTGCAGGATGCTCAGGAAGAGGCAGATGCCAGTCACATCAAGATTTTTCATGACCAGGTAATTTACAGTTTGATTGATAATTATGTCAATTGGGTTCAGGATGATACTGCAAATGAAGAGAACGCAATTTTCCAAGAACTTACGCCGATATGCAAATTTACATTTCTCAAAGGTTATGTGTTTAGAAAGAACAACCCCGCAGTTTTTGGGGTATTAGTAGATGCAGGTGTATTGAAGCAAAAAATATCTGTCATGAATTCAAATGGCAGAAAAATTGGTGTTGTACATCAAATTCAAGATAACGGCAAAAGCGTTGATGTTGCAAAAAAGGGTAAAGAAGTAGCTGTCTCAATCCAAAATGTAACGATAGGCAGACAAATATCTGAAGAAGAAGTTTTTTATTCTTTACCACCCTCTCCTGAAGCAAAATTGTTATTGAAAACATTCTCTCACAAATTGAGTCCTGAGGAATTCCAAGTTCTAAGAGAGATAATAGATATCCAGAGAAAAATTAACCCACTTTATGCCTATTAG
- a CDS encoding Dps family protein gives MKTNIGISEQNQKAVSGILSKLLADEYVLYTKTRNYHWNVIGPHFNDLHKFFEGQYESLDASIDEIAERIRSLGSKVPSTLGEFVKTSRLAEHPEKYPDAQTMVQNLLADHEKVIQYLREDVGACDEKYHDAGTQDFLTGLMEEHEKTAWMLRSVLEK, from the coding sequence ATGAAAACAAATATTGGAATCTCTGAACAGAACCAAAAAGCAGTATCAGGGATCCTAAGTAAGTTACTTGCTGATGAATACGTCTTGTATACGAAGACAAGAAACTACCATTGGAATGTAATAGGACCACACTTCAATGATCTTCACAAGTTCTTTGAAGGACAGTACGAGTCTCTTGATGCAAGTATAGATGAGATTGCAGAAAGAATCAGATCTCTTGGTTCCAAGGTTCCGTCTACCCTTGGTGAGTTTGTCAAAACCTCTAGACTTGCAGAACATCCAGAAAAATACCCAGATGCTCAAACGATGGTACAAAACCTACTTGCTGACCATGAAAAAGTAATCCAGTACCTAAGAGAGGACGTGGGTGCATGTGATGAAAAATACCATGATGCTGGAACTCAAGACTTTCTCACTGGTTTAATGGAAGAACATGAAAAGACTGCTTGGATGCTTCGATCCGTTTTGGAGAAATAA
- a CDS encoding archease, producing MAYRYLDHMTDAFIEVTGDTIDEAFENAGISVVDTIVDIKLVENKEDREIRLYADDLKSLLYSWLEEIIILTITDGFVGKIFHVKITKNDRYHLLAKVSGEEINFERHHFKMEIKAPTYHLMEIKDEKPVLMQFILDL from the coding sequence GTGGCTTATCGATATTTAGATCATATGACAGATGCGTTCATCGAGGTAACTGGAGATACGATAGATGAAGCATTTGAAAATGCAGGCATATCAGTTGTAGATACAATTGTTGACATCAAGTTGGTTGAGAACAAAGAAGATAGAGAAATCAGACTCTATGCAGATGACCTGAAAAGTTTACTATATAGCTGGCTTGAGGAAATAATTATTCTTACAATAACAGACGGATTTGTAGGAAAAATATTTCATGTAAAAATAACAAAAAATGATAGATATCACCTACTGGCAAAAGTTAGTGGAGAGGAAATTAATTTTGAAAGGCATCATTTCAAAATGGAGATCAAGGCACCTACATATCATTTAATGGAGATAAAAGACGAGAAACCAGTTTTGATGCAATTTATTCTTGATCTATAG
- the trxA gene encoding thioredoxin: protein MVDEELEKIMKKKLEEMKSYKEPEILDLIDSNFDKSIIGDTPIIIDFWATWCGPCQFMSPIFEKIAKKYKTIRFARVNVDNAPGISQRYGVYSIPTFIVFNNGEPVDKAMGAIGEPGLHMLAQKYA, encoded by the coding sequence TTGGTAGACGAAGAATTAGAAAAAATTATGAAAAAGAAGTTAGAAGAGATGAAGTCATACAAGGAACCAGAGATTCTGGATCTCATCGATTCTAATTTTGATAAATCCATAATTGGTGATACACCGATAATCATAGATTTTTGGGCTACATGGTGTGGTCCATGCCAGTTTATGTCTCCAATTTTTGAAAAAATCGCAAAAAAATACAAAACCATTAGATTTGCGCGTGTAAATGTAGACAATGCCCCAGGCATATCTCAGAGATATGGTGTTTATTCAATTCCAACATTTATTGTATTTAATAATGGTGAGCCTGTTGACAAGGCAATGGGAGCAATTGGAGAACCTGGACTGCATATGCTTGCACAAAAATATGCCTAA
- a CDS encoding 4Fe-4S dicluster domain-containing protein translates to MPIPEDFPKGYNPLGKINHADGEHFHFRWGPGRLAEASKDENCIESFKARGEKIEPLGVSGTMVAVDWDSCVADGACIEACPVQVFQWYRTEQDIPAKQTVNATFAGTGSSEKEHRADYTDKADPIREHDCIWCMACVSVCPPQAIKVDQSNLEHHEKAAGTFVKMETGSVNPHAHH, encoded by the coding sequence ATGCCGATACCAGAAGACTTTCCAAAGGGTTACAACCCACTTGGAAAAATAAATCACGCCGATGGTGAGCATTTTCACTTCAGATGGGGCCCTGGTAGATTAGCAGAAGCTTCAAAAGATGAAAATTGCATCGAGTCATTCAAGGCTCGAGGAGAAAAAATTGAACCATTGGGCGTAAGTGGTACAATGGTAGCTGTAGATTGGGATTCATGTGTAGCAGATGGTGCATGCATTGAGGCATGTCCTGTCCAAGTCTTCCAATGGTACAGAACAGAACAAGATATTCCTGCAAAACAAACAGTAAACGCAACATTTGCTGGAACAGGTAGTTCTGAAAAAGAACACAGAGCGGACTACACCGATAAGGCTGATCCAATCCGAGAACATGATTGTATTTGGTGCATGGCATGCGTTTCAGTTTGCCCTCCACAAGCCATCAAGGTAGACCAATCTAACTTGGAACACCATGAGAAAGCAGCCGGAACCTTTGTAAAGATGGAAACCGGTTCTGTTAATCCACACGCACACCACTAG
- the hisS gene encoding histidine--tRNA ligase, with product MELPRGMRDIESMESSTIEYVRQKFIETSNLFGFQFMEPSPIELLSVIETKSGPSIKNEIYHFTDKGDREVALRFDFTIGLTRFATSQKSIRLPTKISTFGGVWRYDEPQKGRYRFFHQWDIEIYGEPSIESDAEIIDFTSKFISRLGLENIVIDICDRELVESYVKDVFKSDSPNVIGDILRAVDKIQKKRKQDIINEYQEKGYSVPELEQILKFSEIKGLPNEIEKQIDTSQIKNWDKILQLFDTLKNRGVNNARINFGIVRGLDYYSGIIFEVFEKNFDVGALVGGGRYDTLTRAFGRSDLGATGAAGGVERIALLLEKQQVSTKNSESRVSVVFINSDMQKIAINVASKLRLNGIPTDVDLSGKSLKKQMEIASTSKRVIIVAPKEYADNCVIIRNMEDGSEKQIQLDVMLNDVKSSLQL from the coding sequence TTGGAATTACCACGCGGTATGAGAGATATTGAGTCAATGGAATCTTCTACAATTGAATACGTGCGTCAAAAATTCATTGAGACATCAAATTTGTTTGGTTTTCAATTCATGGAACCGTCTCCAATTGAATTGTTATCTGTGATAGAAACAAAAAGTGGTCCATCAATAAAAAATGAAATTTATCACTTTACTGACAAAGGAGACCGCGAAGTGGCATTACGTTTTGATTTTACAATTGGTCTTACGCGTTTTGCTACATCGCAAAAATCTATACGCTTGCCTACCAAAATTTCGACATTTGGTGGTGTATGGCGTTATGATGAACCGCAAAAAGGTAGGTATAGGTTTTTTCATCAATGGGACATAGAAATCTATGGAGAACCAAGTATAGAGTCCGATGCAGAAATAATTGATTTTACATCTAAATTCATATCTAGATTAGGACTTGAAAATATTGTAATTGATATATGTGACAGAGAACTTGTAGAATCATATGTCAAAGATGTTTTCAAGTCTGATTCGCCAAATGTAATTGGTGATATACTAAGGGCTGTTGATAAGATCCAAAAAAAGAGAAAACAAGATATCATTAACGAATATCAAGAAAAGGGTTACTCTGTACCAGAATTAGAACAAATTCTTAAATTTTCTGAGATCAAGGGACTTCCTAATGAAATAGAAAAACAAATTGATACTAGTCAAATAAAAAACTGGGATAAAATTTTACAATTGTTTGATACTCTAAAAAATCGCGGTGTAAATAATGCTAGAATAAATTTTGGCATAGTACGAGGTCTTGATTATTATTCTGGAATTATTTTTGAAGTATTTGAGAAAAATTTTGATGTGGGTGCACTGGTTGGTGGTGGAAGATATGATACATTGACTAGGGCCTTTGGAAGAAGTGATCTTGGAGCAACTGGTGCAGCTGGAGGAGTAGAACGAATTGCACTGTTATTAGAAAAACAACAAGTAAGCACAAAGAATTCAGAATCCCGTGTATCTGTAGTTTTTATTAATAGTGATATGCAAAAAATTGCAATTAATGTTGCATCCAAACTACGCCTAAATGGTATTCCCACAGATGTAGATCTATCTGGGAAATCTCTGAAGAAACAGATGGAAATTGCCTCTACATCAAAGCGTGTTATAATAGTGGCACCAAAGGAATATGCTGATAACTGCGTAATAATTCGAAATATGGAAGATGGTTCTGAAAAACAGATACAACTTGATGTTATGCTAAATGATGTAAAATCTAGTCTTCAACTCTAA
- a CDS encoding replication factor C small subunit yields the protein MNESSMWVEKYRPTKISSIINQKEIVGSLRSLLKNTSEMPHLLFSGSAGVGKTTTALCLAREILGDSWREYTLELNASDERGINMVRERVKKFARFSGLDTSIPFKLIILDEADEMTSDAQTALRRIIEDTAKHCRFIMIANNISRIIEPLQSRCAVFRFTRISEEDIIIHLEEICKKEKIKYTQEGLKTLYQHSEGDMRHSINMLQATASVGIINEDNVKTSAGLAKTSDVSVILKLVLGGKISEARNKMIELIKVYGMSESDFLKYLNEECYKIKTSHLSQMLEAIAKYDYRLIIGANPEIQLSALLAELGNIEKE from the coding sequence ATGAATGAATCTTCAATGTGGGTAGAAAAATATCGCCCTACCAAGATCTCGTCAATTATAAATCAAAAAGAAATAGTGGGTAGTCTGCGATCTCTTTTAAAAAACACATCAGAGATGCCTCATCTGTTATTTTCTGGCTCCGCGGGAGTTGGTAAAACTACCACTGCATTGTGCCTTGCGAGGGAGATCCTAGGTGATTCATGGCGTGAATATACTCTAGAATTGAATGCATCCGATGAACGTGGTATCAATATGGTCAGAGAAAGAGTAAAGAAATTTGCAAGGTTTTCCGGTTTAGATACTAGTATTCCTTTCAAGCTTATAATTTTGGATGAAGCTGATGAGATGACCTCAGATGCTCAAACTGCCCTGAGAAGGATTATTGAAGACACTGCAAAACATTGTAGATTTATCATGATTGCAAATAATATATCAAGGATTATAGAACCTCTTCAGAGCAGATGCGCTGTTTTTAGATTTACAAGAATATCTGAAGAAGATATAATTATTCACTTGGAAGAAATTTGTAAAAAAGAAAAAATAAAATACACTCAAGAAGGCTTGAAGACTTTATACCAACATTCAGAAGGAGATATGCGTCATTCCATAAACATGTTACAAGCTACAGCAAGTGTTGGAATAATAAATGAAGATAATGTAAAGACCTCAGCAGGACTTGCCAAGACCAGCGATGTAAGTGTCATTTTGAAACTTGTGCTTGGAGGAAAAATTTCAGAAGCTAGGAACAAAATGATTGAACTCATCAAAGTTTATGGAATGTCAGAGTCAGACTTTTTGAAATATCTGAATGAAGAATGTTACAAAATTAAGACTAGTCATTTATCACAGATGTTAGAGGCTATAGCAAAATATGATTACCGGTTAATCATAGGAGCCAATCCAGAGATTCAGCTGTCTGCCTTATTGGCAGAACTTGGAAATATAGAAAAAGAGTAG
- a CDS encoding helix-turn-helix domain-containing protein: protein MKKKISGNRALQSGPLESVFPGSTSKILDFLATFKDWDYSVSDIAKNSGISFKTALNEIKNLEQQGVIFRTRTVGKAIMYKLNLDSKQGYYIGKLIFELATKRSLESSETKTKTKVTA from the coding sequence ATGAAGAAAAAGATTTCTGGAAACAGGGCATTACAAAGTGGTCCTCTAGAAAGTGTATTCCCAGGAAGCACCTCAAAGATTCTGGATTTCCTTGCAACTTTCAAAGATTGGGATTACTCTGTTTCAGACATAGCAAAAAACTCTGGAATATCCTTCAAAACAGCATTGAATGAAATCAAGAATTTAGAACAACAAGGTGTTATATTTAGAACTAGAACTGTTGGAAAAGCCATAATGTACAAGCTTAATTTGGATTCAAAACAGGGATATTATATTGGCAAGCTAATCTTTGAACTTGCAACAAAAAGATCTCTAGAATCATCAGAAACTAAAACCAAGACTAAAGTAACTGCATAA